GGCCGGCACCGCGATGCGATAGGCCAGCCGGTCCGGCATGCGCAGATGCATCAGCTCCAGATAGGCGCGCACCAGGCCCAGCTCGTCGCCGACGCTGGCGGCCTGGTCCTGCAGGCGCGGCATCGCGGCGCGCAGATAGGCGATCAGGCTGGACAGCACCGGCGCCGCCTGTGGCGAGCCGGTCTCGACCAGGGCGCGCACATTGGCCAGGGTGTTGAACAGGAAATGCGGCTCGACCTGGGCCTGTAGCACGCGCAGTCGCGCGTCCAGCGCACGCCGCTCCAGCTCGCTGCGCTCCAGCTCGAAGTGCAGGGCCTGGCTGCGCGCCTCCGCGTCGCGCTGGCGGTACAGCGCGCCCATCGCCAGCAGCGGGCCGATCAGGAGGCCGGAGCCGGCGATCCAGAGAAAGCCGAGCAGGCGCCCCTCGCTGCGCAGCAGGCTGCCGATGTCGCCACCCACCGAGACCAGATAAACCAGCAGGGTCGCCGCCGGCACCGCCAGCGCCACCACCAGCACCTGGCTCAGCCAGCGCGCCAGCCAGCGCGGCAGGCGCCGCGGCCATTGGCCGGCCGCCGCGAAGGCCAGCAGGGTCAAGAGGGCCACGAACATCGTGCGACCCAGCAGCACCGGGATCGGGGTGATGAAGATCGGCGCCAGCAGCAGCGCTGCCAGGGTCGCCAGCCCCAGCGCCACACCAACCCGCCACGGGCTCAGCGAAGCGACGAAAGCCAGCCAGGCCTGCCGCTGGCTGGGCAGGACGGGAGACGGAGTAACCTGCGGGAACATGGCCGGCACGATAGCCGGCCGGCGGGTCAGCACCAAGCGCCCGGTGCGCTTGGCGCGACGAATGACGGAATCGCGGCCCCCAGCGGCGGCCGCGGCGCGCTCAGGCCGCGCGCCCTCCGCACATCACGACATCGCGCCCGGCGTTGATCGCGAAGCGCAGCGCGTCGGCCGGTGAGGCCCAGCCATAGCCACCGGCCAGGTTCTCGTCGCGAAAGGCCTCCTGGCGTGGCAGGCTGCCGCCCTTCACCCGCATCACCACCACGGCCGCGACATAGCCAAAACTGCGCGGCCGCTCGATCGCGCCGGCATAGATGCGGTAATCCCCCGCGTCGATTTCCTCGAAATGCATGCTGCCTCTCCTTCGCGGCGCCCCTCGCCGCTTGCACAGGAGCAACTATCGGCGCCGGCGCCCCGCGGCGCTATGCAACCGATGGGGGCCCTCCATTGGGGGAGGGAGAACCCGCATCTCGCACCAGGCCCGGCGGCGCGTCGCTCTGGTCCTTCAGCGCCACGCCGCTGGCGCCCAGGCGCCGTGCCGCGCGCAGCAGCCACAGCAGCTTGCGCGCCGCCTCCTCGGGCGCCAGGCCATCGGCGCGCACATTCGAGATGCAGTTGCGCTCGGCATCGCTGCGGCCGACGCGCGGCCCCAGGGTCAGGTACAGGCCCAGGCTGTCCGGCGAGCTCAGGCCCGGCCGCTCGCCGATCAGCATCACGACCGCGCGAGCGCCCAGGCGCTCGCCGATCTCGTCGCCCAGCGCAACCCGGGCCTGGCGCCCGATCACCACCGGCCCCAGGCGCAGCTCCTCGCCCATGCGTTCGCGCAGCGCCCGCAGCAGCGCGACGCCGTAGCGCTGCACGCCCAGGGCCGAGAGCCCGTCGGCCAGCACCGGCAGCAGATCGATGTCGCCCTCGAGCGGCGCCAGCGCCTGCCCGGCCGCCAGCCGCCGCCCCAGATCGGGACGCATCAAGTAGCTCGCGCGGTCCGGTGCGGCGCTGTGCAGCTCCAGCACCTGCTCGAAGCCGGCCTGCGCCAGCTCGGCGCGCAGCGCCACGACGTCCAGCGGCAGCAGCACCGCGTCGCGCGCCAGCGCATGGTCGACGCCGAAGGCCAGCAGCTCGGCGCTGCGCTGGCCGTTGCCGCTGCGCCCCTGGGCGATGCGGGCGCGGGTCAGCGCGCGCAGGTCCGACCAGGCGGCGTCGCTATGGGCCGGCAGCAAGGGTCGGCTCATGACAGCAGCCTCAGCCGCGCCAGCACGGGATGACCCGCTCCCACCGGCAGCAGGCGGCCGGCCGCATCGACGATGCCCTGCCCCTGCAGCCAGGTTTCGAACTCCGGCGCGCGCCGCAGGCCCAGGGTCTCGCGCAGGTAGAGCGCATCGTGGAAGGAGGTGCTCTGGTAGTTCAGCATGATGTCGTCGGCGCCGGGCACGCCCATCACGAAGTTGATACCCGCGACGCCCAGCAGGGTCAGCAGGTTGTCCATATCGTCCTGGTCGGCCTCGGCATGGTTGGTGTAGCAGACGTCGCAGCCCATCGGCAAGCCCAGCAGCTTGCCGCAGCAATGGTCCTCCAGCCCGGCGCGCAGGATCTGCTTGCCGTCGTACAGGTATTCGGGGCCGATGAAGCCGACCACGCTGTTGACCAGCAGCGGATTGAAGGCGCGCGCCACCGCATAGGCGCGCACCTCGCAGGTCTGCTGGTCCACGCCCTGGTGGGCATTGGCTGAGAGCGCGCTGCCCTGGCCGGTCTCGAAATACATCACATGCTCGCCGCCGCGCCCTTGCGCCAGCGCCGCGGCCCGCGCCTCGCGCAGCAGGGCCAGGTCGATGCCGAAGCCGCGGTTCGCCGCCTCGGTGCCGGCGATCGACTGGAACACCAGGTCCACCGGCACGCCGCGCTGCATCAGCGCCAGGCTGTTGCCGACATGGGTCAGCACGCAGGCCTGGGTCGGGACGCCCAGCTGCTGGATCACCCGGTCCAGCAGGCGCAGCAGGTCTTCGAGCTGCTGCAGGCTGTCGCCGACCGGATTCACGCCGATCACCGCGTCGCCGGCGCCGTAGAGCAGGCCGTCGACGATGGAGGCCGCGATGCCGCGCAGATCGTCGGTCGGGTGATTCGGCTGCAGCCGCACCGCCAGCCGCCCGGGCAGGCCCAGGGTGTTGCGAAAGCACGTGACCACCGTGCATTTGCGCGCCACCGCGATCAGGTCCTGGTTGCGCATCAGCTTGGAGACCGCCGCCACCATCTCCGGCGTCAGCCCGGGCGCCAGCGCAGTGAGCGCCGCGGTGTCGGCGGCCTCGGACAGCAGCCAGTCGCGGAAGTCGCCGACCGTCAGATGCGCGACCGGCGCGAAGGCGGCGGCGTCATGGCCATCAACGATCAGGCGCGTGACCTCGTCGGTCTCATAGGGGATCAGCGCCTCGTTCAGGAAGGTCCTCAGCGGCAGCTCGGCCAGGCTCAGGCGCGCGGCCATGCGCTCGGTGGCGCTGCCGGCCGCCAGCCCGGCCAGCGCATCGCCGGAGCGCGCCGGGCCGGCCTTGGCCAGCAGCGCGCGCAGGTCCGCGAAGCGCCAGTTGATCCCGCCCAGCCCTTGTTGATAAGCCATGGCGCGAGACTAGCGAATCGCATGCCAGCGCGCCACCGCGCTGTTCAGCCCATCCGCAGCGCCATGATGCCGGCGACAATGATCAGCGTGCCGGCGGCGCGCTGCCAGCCGAAGCGCTCGCGCAGCAGCCAGGTGCCCAGCAGCGCGGCGAACAGCACCGAGGTCTCGCGCAGCGCCGCCACGGTGGCCACCGGCGCATGCATCATCGCCCACAGCGCGATGCCATAGCTGCCCAGCGAGGCCGCGGTGCCGCCGGCCGCCATCGGCCAGCGCTCGGCCACATAGGCGCGCACCTCGGCCAGGCGCGCGCGGCGCTGCCACAGCACCAGGGCCAGATAGGGCAGCCCGTCCAGCAGGAACAGCGCCGCGACATAGGAGCCCGCGCCGCCGTTGGCGCGCACGCCCAGGCCGTCCACCACCGTGTAGGCGGCGATGAAGACCGCGTTCAGCAGCGCGTAGCGGATCGCCTTGCGGCGCCGGCGCTCGTCGCCGCTGGCGGCCGAGGACAGGCCCAGCGCCAGCACGCCGGCGCAGATCGTCACCACGCCGGCCCAGGCCAGCGGCGACAGCCGCTCGCCCAGCAGCGGCGCGCTGCCCAGCGCCACCAGCAGCGGTGCGCTGCCGCGCATCAGCGGATAGGTCAGGCCCAGGTCGCCATGCTTGTAGGCGCCGGCCAGCGCGGTGTAGTAGCCGATATGGATCAGGGTCGAGGCGATCAGATAGGGCCAGGCCGCGGCGGCCGGCGGCCCGTTGAACAGCAGCAGCGGCACGGCTAGCAAGGTGCCCATGCCATGGATCAGCGCGGTGTTCAGCGCCTTGTCCGGCGCGGACTTGATCAGCGCGTTCCAGCCGGCGTGCAGCAGCGCGCCCAGCAGCACGGCCAGCAGCACCGGCAGGGTGGTGTCACCCATCAGCGCGCCGCGCCGGCCAGCGCGCAGCCGCGCGCGATCGCCAGGTAATGATCCAGCGGCGGGGTCGGCAGCGCGGGCTGCTTGGCCAGGTCGTCCCACAGGCGCAGCCGCAGCGCCTCCTGCGCATAAGGCCGGGCGATGAAGGCCGCGGCCTGCCCCGGCGTGAAGATGCCGCCCTGCAGCCGCAGGCTGCGGCGCGAATCGGCCGACAGGCTGTCGTGATAGCCGGGCCGCTCGGCGCAGAGCCAGCGCTTGGCGTCCACATGGCCGGCGATCGCCTGCAGCACCCGCGGCGGGAACAAGCCGCGCAGGAAGGGGATCAGCCGGTACTGGTGCAGGTCGTCGATGCCCCGCAGGGTCGGGGTGTCGGGCGCGGCCTCGTCCAGCAGATGGCCCAGGTCGTGCAGCAGGGCCGCGGTGATCAGCTCGGCATCGGCGCCCTCCTGCTCGGCCAGCAGGGCCGACTGCAGCGCATGCTCCAGCTGGGTGACCGGCTCGCCGCTGTAGCTGGCATGGCCGCGCGTGCGCAGCAGGGTCTCGATCTGGTCCAAGGTCAGCGCCATCGGCTCGTCCGTCAGTCGGCGCCGGCCTGCGCCAGATGCTTCCGGCGGGTGCGCTCGCGGCTGTTCATCACATGCTCGAACATCGCCGCGCCGGCCGCCTCGACATCGCCGGAGGCGATCACCTTGACGATCTGGCGATGCTCGCGCGCATAGATCGCCATCGACTCGTGGCTCAGGTTCTGGCGGCGGAACAGGGTCAGCTCCTTGGTCAGCTTGCGATAGACCGCGGTCAGCTTGGCATTGCCGGCCAGCTCCAGCAGGCGGTCGTGGAAGGCCAGGTTGGTCTCATGGAACAGCGCCGCGTCGTCGCCCTTGGCGGCCTGCTCCATGGTCTCGGCCATGCGGCGCAGCTCGCGCAGCTGCGCCGGGGTGCAGGTCTGGGCCAGCTTGCGGCCGACATACTGGTCCATCAGCGCGCGCACCTCGAAGATCTCCAGCGCCTCTTCCACCGGCACCGCGCGCACGAACACGCCGCGGTTCTTTTCGGTGCGCACCAGGCCCGCCTCCTCCAGCATGCGGAAGGCCTCGCGCACCGGTGCGCGCGATACGCCCAGTTGTTCGGCCAGCAGCTGCTCGGTCAGCTTGTCGCCGCCCTGCAGCGCGCCAGAAAGGATCTGCCCCTCGATATGCGCCTGCACCAGATTGGCGAGCGAATTGCCCTGCAGTTGTGCGATGGTCGGCTGGATCGTGCTGGCGGTGTTCATGGCGGACTCCAGTGTATAGACCCGACTACAGATTGTCGACAATCGACAACATTCAACCTACAAAAACCCTTGGCCTCGATCTTGCATTGCCTGTGTGACACGGGTTTGTCATTTGCAAAAGCCATAAACGCGGCTGTCCATTTCTGCCAAGGAGCTCAAGATGACGTTCACCAAGAAGATCATGGCCGGCCTGCTGGGCACGGCCTGCGCCACCGCCGCACTGGCGGCCGACAAGGTGCAGCTGACCGTGTACACGGCGCTGGAGACCGACCAGCTGAAGGCCTACCAGACCGCCTTCAACCAGGTGCAGCCCGATATCGAGATCAAGTGGGTGCGCGATTCGACCGGCGTGATCACCGCCAAGCTGCTGGCCGAGAAGGCCAATCCGCAGGCCGACGTGGTGTGGGGCGTGGCCGCCTCCAGCCTGGCCCTGCTGCAGAACAACGGCATGCTGGAGCCCTACGCGCCGCTGAACCTGGACGCGATCATGCCGCAGTACCGCGACAAGAAGAGCCCGCCGGCCTGGTGGGGCATGGACGTGTTCGGCGCCACCGTCTGCTTCAACACCGTCGAGGCCAAGAAGCGCAACATCCCGCTGCCGACCAGCTGGAAGGACCTGCTGAAGCCCGAGTTCAAGGGTCAGGTCGTGATGCCCAACCCGGCCTCCTCCGGCACCGGCTACTTCGACGTGGTCGCCTGGCTCAAGCTCTGGGGTGACGAGAACGGCAAGGGCGGCGGCTGGAAGTACATGGACGCGCTGCACGAGAACATCGCCCAGTACACCCATTCCGGCTCCAAGCCCTGCAATATGGCCGCGGCCGGCGAGTACGTGGCCGGCATCTCCTTCGAATACCGCGGCCATGCCAACAAGGCCAAGGGCGCGCCGATCGAGCTGGTGTTTCCGAAGGAAGGCCTGGGCTGGGACCTGGAGGCCTTCGCGATCCACAAGGGCACGAAGAAGGGCGAGGCCGCGAAGAAGCTGGCCGACTGGGCCTCGAGCAAAGACGCGATGGTGCTGTACGGCAAGAACTTCGCGATCACCGCGCAACCTGGCGTCGCGCCCAAGCTGGCCAACATCCCGGCCGACTATGAGTCGCGCCTGGTGAAGCTGGACTTCACCGAGTCCGCCAACAGCCGCGAGCGCGTGCTGACGGAATGGACCCGCCGCTACGACGGCAAGAGCGAGAAGAAGAAGTAAGAAGAGAAGAGCCCGCGATGATGAGCCTCAACAGCAACACGCCCTATCTGGAGCTGCAGGACCTGCACAAGCGCTTCGGCGCCTTCCAGGCCCTGCAGGACATCCAGTTGTCGATCCAGCGCGGCGAGTTCGTCTGCTTCCTCGGCCCCTCGGGCTGCGGCAAGACGACGCTGTTGCGCATCATCGCCGGCCTCGAGGTGCAGAGCGGCGGCCGCCTGATCCAGGATGGCCGCGACATCTCCAGCGCGCCGCCCGCCGGCCGCGACTATGGCATCGTGTTCCAGTCCTATGCGCTGTTCCCGAACCTGACGATCGCGGACAACGTGGCCTATGGCCTGAAGGGCCAGACCCGGGCCTGGCGGCGCGCCCGCGTCGAGGAGCTGCTGGACCTGGTGGGCCTGTCCGGCACCGGCGCCAAATACCCGGCCCAGATGTCCGGTGGCCAGCAGCAGCGCGTCGCGCTGGCGCGGGCGCTGGCCACGGCGCCGGGCCTGCTGCTGCTGGACGAGCCGCTGTCGGCGCTGGATGCGATCGTGCGCGTGCATCTGCGCAACGAGATCCGCGCGCTGCAGAAGAAGCTGGGTGTCACCACCATCATGGTCACGCATGACCAGGAGGAGGCGCTGTCGGTGGCGGACCGCATCGTCGTGATGAACGCCGGCCGCATTGAGCAGGTCGGCACGCCGATGCAGATCTACCGCCAGCCGGCCTCGGCCTTCGTGGCCGATTTCGTCGGCAAGGTCAACAAGCTCGCCGCGGTGGCCGAGGATGGCCACTGGGTGCGCTGCGGCGACAAGCGCTGGCTGTGCCCGCCGGCCAACGGCACCGGGTTCCGCCCCGGCGCGCCGCTGGCCCTGTACCTGCGGCCCGAGGACCGCATCTTCGAGAACCTGGCCGACGACCACCCGGGCCTGTGCCAGGGCCGGGTCGAGCATGTCGAGTTCCTGGGCAGCAACTGCCTGGCGCGCGTCGCGATCGAGGGCATGGCGGACCAGCCGGTGGACCTGCAGTTCTCCTTGAACCAGATGGACGAGTTCGGCGTCGCCGCCGGCCGGCATCTGCGCTTCGCGCTGCGCACCGACCGGCTGCGCGTGTTTGCCGCCGCGGGGGCCGCGTGAACAGTTCGAGCCACAGCCTGAACGGCAGCCGCGCCATGCCCGCCCTTAAGATCCCGGCCGCCGAGCGCTTCGCGCAGCTGGGCCTGCTGGCCATCACCGCGCTGCTGCTGGTCGGCCTGGGCGGCCCGCTCGCGGCCCTGCTTGCGCAGGCCTTCGCGCAAGGCGGCGAGGCCGGCAGCTTCGCCCATTTCGCCGCCTATCTGCGCTCGCCCGCCCTGCTGTCGAGCCTCTGGAACAGCCTGTGGGTCTCGGCTCTGGTGACCGCCCTCGTGCTGCCGCTGGCCTTCGCCTTCGCCTACGGCCTGACGCGCAGCTGCATGCCGGGCAAGGCCCTGCTGCGCAGCATCAGCCTGCTGCCGCTGCTGGCGCCCTCGCTGCTGGCCGCGATCTCGCTGATCTACTGGTTCGGCAACCAGGGCGTGGCCAAGGCCTTCTGGAACGCCCTGGGCTTCGAGAGCATCTACGGCGCCTCCGGCCTGGTGCTGGCCGAATGCTTCGCGGTGTTCCCGCATACCCTGATGATCCTGGTCACCGCGCTGAGCCTGGCCGATGCGCGGCTGTACGAGAGCGCCGACGCGCTGGGCAGCTCGGCGCTGCGCAAGTTCCTGACCATCACCCTGCCCGGCGCCAAGTACGGCCTGATCTCGGCCGCCCTGGTCACCTTCACCATGGTGATCACCGACTTCGGCGTGCCCAAGGTGGTGGGCGGCGACTTCAATGTGCTGGCCACCGATGTGTTCAAGCTGGTGATCGGCCAGCAGGACTTCCAGCGCGGTGCGGTGGTCGCGCTGCTGCTGCTGACACCGGCCGCGCTCAGCTTCGGCGTCGACCAGCTGCTGCTGCGCCGCCGCCAGACCGCGATGCTGTCGGCCCGTGCGGTGCCGCTGGTGCCGAAGCCCTCGCGCGGCTTCGATGCCCTGATGTTCGGCTATTGCACGCTGATCGCCGCGCTGATGCTGGCGATGTTCCTGATGGCGGTCTACGCCTCCTTCGTCACGCTCTGGCCCTACAACCTGAGCCTGAGCCTGAACCACTATGTCAGCGGCATCATCGACGCCGAGCTGGGCGACGCGCTGCTGAACAGCCTGAAGCTGGCCACCGGCACCGCGCTGCTGGGCCCGCTGATCGTGTTCCTGGGCGCCTATCTGCTGGAGAAAACGCGCGGCCTGGCCGCGCTGCGGCCGCTCCTGCGCCTCTTGGCCAGCCTGCCGATGGCGGTGCCGGGCCTGGTGCTGGGCCTGGGCTACATCTTCTTCTTCAACGCGCCGGCCAATCCGCTGCACTTCATGTACCAGAGCGGCGCGCTGCTGGTGCTGTGCACCGTGGTGCATTTCTACACCACCGGCCATCTGACGATGGTGACCGCACTGAAGGCGATCGATGCCGAGTTCGAGGCGGTCTCGGCCTCACTGAAGGTGCCCTTCTACAAGACCCTGTGGCGCGTCACCCTGCCGATCTGCCTGCCGACCCTGATCGACGTCTCGCGCTACTTCTTCGTCAACGCGATGACGACGATCTCGGCCGTGGTCTTTCTCTATTCGCCCGACATGCGCCTGGCCTCGGTGGCGATCCTGAACCTGGACGAGGCCGGCGAGATCGGCCCGGCCACCGCGATGGCGGTGCTGATCGTCGCCGTTTCCGCCGGCGTCAACTGCCTCTACCTGCTGCTAGGCCGCTGGGCTCAGGCCCGCACCCAGGCCTGGCGCC
This genomic stretch from Roseateles sp. DAIF2 harbors:
- a CDS encoding sensor histidine kinase, whose amino-acid sequence is MFPQVTPSPVLPSQRQAWLAFVASLSPWRVGVALGLATLAALLLAPIFITPIPVLLGRTMFVALLTLLAFAAAGQWPRRLPRWLARWLSQVLVVALAVPAATLLVYLVSVGGDIGSLLRSEGRLLGFLWIAGSGLLIGPLLAMGALYRQRDAEARSQALHFELERSELERRALDARLRVLQAQVEPHFLFNTLANVRALVETGSPQAAPVLSSLIAYLRAAMPRLQDQAASVGDELGLVRAYLELMHLRMPDRLAYRIAVPAELQGLRFPPMALLTLVENAVRHGIDPSEEGGVIEVSGGRADPAGPVRLWVSDTGVGLGQSTGSSGTGLLNLRERLQVIYGASARLDLTENRPHGLRAEIEFQP
- the eutC gene encoding ethanolamine ammonia-lyase subunit EutC, which codes for MSRPLLPAHSDAAWSDLRALTRARIAQGRSGNGQRSAELLAFGVDHALARDAVLLPLDVVALRAELAQAGFEQVLELHSAAPDRASYLMRPDLGRRLAAGQALAPLEGDIDLLPVLADGLSALGVQRYGVALLRALRERMGEELRLGPVVIGRQARVALGDEIGERLGARAVVMLIGERPGLSSPDSLGLYLTLGPRVGRSDAERNCISNVRADGLAPEEAARKLLWLLRAARRLGASGVALKDQSDAPPGLVRDAGSPSPNGGPPSVA
- a CDS encoding ethanolamine ammonia-lyase subunit EutB, which gives rise to MAYQQGLGGINWRFADLRALLAKAGPARSGDALAGLAAGSATERMAARLSLAELPLRTFLNEALIPYETDEVTRLIVDGHDAAAFAPVAHLTVGDFRDWLLSEAADTAALTALAPGLTPEMVAAVSKLMRNQDLIAVARKCTVVTCFRNTLGLPGRLAVRLQPNHPTDDLRGIAASIVDGLLYGAGDAVIGVNPVGDSLQQLEDLLRLLDRVIQQLGVPTQACVLTHVGNSLALMQRGVPVDLVFQSIAGTEAANRGFGIDLALLREARAAALAQGRGGEHVMYFETGQGSALSANAHQGVDQQTCEVRAYAVARAFNPLLVNSVVGFIGPEYLYDGKQILRAGLEDHCCGKLLGLPMGCDVCYTNHAEADQDDMDNLLTLLGVAGINFVMGVPGADDIMLNYQSTSFHDALYLRETLGLRRAPEFETWLQGQGIVDAAGRLLPVGAGHPVLARLRLLS
- a CDS encoding EamA family transporter — its product is MGDTTLPVLLAVLLGALLHAGWNALIKSAPDKALNTALIHGMGTLLAVPLLLFNGPPAAAAWPYLIASTLIHIGYYTALAGAYKHGDLGLTYPLMRGSAPLLVALGSAPLLGERLSPLAWAGVVTICAGVLALGLSSAASGDERRRRKAIRYALLNAVFIAAYTVVDGLGVRANGGAGSYVAALFLLDGLPYLALVLWQRRARLAEVRAYVAERWPMAAGGTAASLGSYGIALWAMMHAPVATVAALRETSVLFAALLGTWLLRERFGWQRAAGTLIIVAGIMALRMG
- a CDS encoding phosphonate degradation HD-domain oxygenase produces the protein MALTLDQIETLLRTRGHASYSGEPVTQLEHALQSALLAEQEGADAELITAALLHDLGHLLDEAAPDTPTLRGIDDLHQYRLIPFLRGLFPPRVLQAIAGHVDAKRWLCAERPGYHDSLSADSRRSLRLQGGIFTPGQAAAFIARPYAQEALRLRLWDDLAKQPALPTPPLDHYLAIARGCALAGAAR
- a CDS encoding phosphonate utilization associated transcriptional regulator, which translates into the protein MNTASTIQPTIAQLQGNSLANLVQAHIEGQILSGALQGGDKLTEQLLAEQLGVSRAPVREAFRMLEEAGLVRTEKNRGVFVRAVPVEEALEIFEVRALMDQYVGRKLAQTCTPAQLRELRRMAETMEQAAKGDDAALFHETNLAFHDRLLELAGNAKLTAVYRKLTKELTLFRRQNLSHESMAIYAREHRQIVKVIASGDVEAAGAAMFEHVMNSRERTRRKHLAQAGAD
- a CDS encoding putative 2-aminoethylphosphonate ABC transporter substrate-binding protein codes for the protein MTFTKKIMAGLLGTACATAALAADKVQLTVYTALETDQLKAYQTAFNQVQPDIEIKWVRDSTGVITAKLLAEKANPQADVVWGVAASSLALLQNNGMLEPYAPLNLDAIMPQYRDKKSPPAWWGMDVFGATVCFNTVEAKKRNIPLPTSWKDLLKPEFKGQVVMPNPASSGTGYFDVVAWLKLWGDENGKGGGWKYMDALHENIAQYTHSGSKPCNMAAAGEYVAGISFEYRGHANKAKGAPIELVFPKEGLGWDLEAFAIHKGTKKGEAAKKLADWASSKDAMVLYGKNFAITAQPGVAPKLANIPADYESRLVKLDFTESANSRERVLTEWTRRYDGKSEKKK
- a CDS encoding putative 2-aminoethylphosphonate ABC transporter ATP-binding protein, which translates into the protein MSLNSNTPYLELQDLHKRFGAFQALQDIQLSIQRGEFVCFLGPSGCGKTTLLRIIAGLEVQSGGRLIQDGRDISSAPPAGRDYGIVFQSYALFPNLTIADNVAYGLKGQTRAWRRARVEELLDLVGLSGTGAKYPAQMSGGQQQRVALARALATAPGLLLLDEPLSALDAIVRVHLRNEIRALQKKLGVTTIMVTHDQEEALSVADRIVVMNAGRIEQVGTPMQIYRQPASAFVADFVGKVNKLAAVAEDGHWVRCGDKRWLCPPANGTGFRPGAPLALYLRPEDRIFENLADDHPGLCQGRVEHVEFLGSNCLARVAIEGMADQPVDLQFSLNQMDEFGVAAGRHLRFALRTDRLRVFAAAGAA
- a CDS encoding putative 2-aminoethylphosphonate ABC transporter permease subunit → MPALKIPAAERFAQLGLLAITALLLVGLGGPLAALLAQAFAQGGEAGSFAHFAAYLRSPALLSSLWNSLWVSALVTALVLPLAFAFAYGLTRSCMPGKALLRSISLLPLLAPSLLAAISLIYWFGNQGVAKAFWNALGFESIYGASGLVLAECFAVFPHTLMILVTALSLADARLYESADALGSSALRKFLTITLPGAKYGLISAALVTFTMVITDFGVPKVVGGDFNVLATDVFKLVIGQQDFQRGAVVALLLLTPAALSFGVDQLLLRRRQTAMLSARAVPLVPKPSRGFDALMFGYCTLIAALMLAMFLMAVYASFVTLWPYNLSLSLNHYVSGIIDAELGDALLNSLKLATGTALLGPLIVFLGAYLLEKTRGLAALRPLLRLLASLPMAVPGLVLGLGYIFFFNAPANPLHFMYQSGALLVLCTVVHFYTTGHLTMVTALKAIDAEFEAVSASLKVPFYKTLWRVTLPICLPTLIDVSRYFFVNAMTTISAVVFLYSPDMRLASVAILNLDEAGEIGPATAMAVLIVAVSAGVNCLYLLLGRWAQARTQAWRQR